One Kaistella polysaccharea DNA segment encodes these proteins:
- a CDS encoding glycosyltransferase family 4 protein has protein sequence MNEIIKDALENFGISLFAAKLVLGIIFSFLLTFFTIPTVVKISRRKNLMDEPGTRSSHLRKIPNLGGIAMFYSLAVCASIFAFELFELYKFLFASLVILLYIGVMDDIVVMRAYKKLLAQIVVTGLMVLGSDVRIRSFFGVFAIYELSYTVSVIFSMLTFILLINAFNLIDGIDGLSGGYSVICSALFGISYFRLGEFNYPLVVLSGVIIGSVVGFLYYNLSHYRNNKVFMGDTGSMILGFLLAFTAICFIDIFIDKELPEVPRYYLQTAPAVTVAILILPIVDTLNVILIRIRNKQSIFVADKNHIHHKLLDLGLTHRRSSAYILIYYLFVVGVAYYFRHINVNILMLIVVSLGFIGAYIPTLILLSRRKTN, from the coding sequence ATGAATGAAATAATAAAGGACGCTCTAGAAAACTTCGGGATTTCTCTCTTCGCCGCAAAATTGGTGTTGGGGATTATCTTTTCATTTCTGCTTACATTTTTTACGATTCCAACGGTTGTGAAAATTTCCCGTCGGAAAAACCTGATGGACGAACCAGGCACACGCAGTTCACACCTGCGTAAAATCCCTAATTTAGGTGGAATTGCTATGTTTTATTCGCTTGCAGTTTGCGCCTCTATTTTCGCTTTTGAACTCTTCGAACTTTATAAATTTCTCTTCGCATCTTTGGTCATTCTTCTATACATTGGTGTGATGGATGACATCGTTGTAATGCGGGCCTATAAAAAACTTCTTGCACAGATTGTCGTAACAGGTTTAATGGTTTTGGGATCAGATGTAAGAATCAGAAGTTTTTTTGGTGTATTTGCAATTTATGAACTGAGCTACACCGTAAGTGTTATTTTTAGCATGCTTACCTTTATTTTGTTGATAAATGCTTTTAATTTAATTGATGGGATTGATGGTCTTTCTGGCGGATATTCTGTGATATGCAGTGCTTTATTTGGAATTAGCTATTTCCGATTGGGCGAATTTAATTATCCACTGGTCGTCTTATCTGGTGTGATTATCGGCTCAGTTGTTGGGTTTCTGTATTATAATTTATCTCATTACCGTAATAATAAAGTGTTCATGGGTGATACCGGATCGATGATTTTAGGTTTTCTTCTGGCGTTTACTGCCATTTGTTTTATTGATATTTTCATCGACAAAGAACTCCCGGAAGTACCACGGTATTATTTGCAAACGGCACCTGCAGTTACGGTGGCGATTCTCATTTTACCAATTGTTGATACGCTGAATGTCATACTCATAAGAATTAGAAATAAACAGTCTATTTTTGTAGCAGATAAGAATCACATCCATCATAAACTCTTAGATTTGGGATTAACGCACCGCAGATCATCTGCTTATATATTAATTTATTACTTATTTGTGGTTGGCGTGGCGTATTATTTCAGGCACATTAATGTAAATATTTTAATGCTTATCGTCGTAAGTTTAGGCTTCATCGGAGCGTATATTCCTACGTTAATTCTCTTAAGCAGACGAAAAACTAATTAA
- a CDS encoding polysaccharide biosynthesis/export family protein has protein sequence MKIFKLSFILVLTYLVQSCISSKDVRYMQPNESLVINEEGLVPYNIPVYRITKNDMLNLNIVTTPKGDAAQFYSSLNATVSDGTGNNSAQSSSNMAVSNRQTDAGGGNINFYFNGLKVDSKGDINIFGIGYIKAEGRTLEEITQEIQTKVDENFVEGKSEVRLNTDGITYYILGDVESIEISGEKKAHKNTLTLTEALAINGGLNRTIDRTNIVIHRKLPEGIKIARVDLTREDVMNSPYYWVQNGDEIFLNTRSKNLNGFGKDPIQTLTTGVSVITTAMSIYLILTRL, from the coding sequence ATGAAAATATTTAAACTCTCTTTTATACTCGTTCTTACCTATCTTGTTCAATCTTGCATTTCCTCGAAAGATGTACGATACATGCAACCCAACGAAAGTTTGGTTATTAATGAAGAGGGTTTGGTTCCCTACAATATTCCCGTTTACCGGATTACTAAAAACGATATGCTGAACTTGAATATCGTGACGACCCCAAAAGGTGACGCTGCGCAATTTTATTCCAGTTTAAATGCAACAGTGAGTGATGGTACAGGAAACAACAGTGCGCAATCATCAAGTAATATGGCTGTTTCAAACCGACAAACAGACGCCGGAGGAGGAAATATTAATTTTTATTTTAATGGATTAAAAGTCGACTCGAAAGGTGATATCAATATATTTGGGATTGGCTATATCAAGGCAGAAGGCCGAACTTTAGAAGAAATAACACAGGAAATTCAAACCAAGGTTGATGAGAATTTTGTAGAAGGAAAATCAGAAGTAAGACTAAATACCGATGGGATTACCTATTATATTCTGGGTGATGTAGAATCAATTGAAATAAGTGGCGAGAAAAAAGCACATAAAAATACCCTAACTTTAACGGAAGCGTTGGCCATTAACGGCGGTTTAAACCGTACGATTGATCGCACCAATATTGTAATTCACCGCAAACTTCCGGAAGGAATTAAAATTGCAAGAGTTGATCTTACCCGTGAAGATGTTATGAATTCGCCATATTACTGGGTTCAAAATGGGGATGAAATATTTTTAAATACCCGTTCCAAGAATTTAAATGGTTTTGGTAAAGATCCTATCCAAACCCTGACCACTGGCGTATCTGTAATAACGACTGCCATGTCCATATACCTAATTTTAACGAGACTGTAA
- a CDS encoding EpsG family protein, which translates to MPILHPIFAIIFGFLAVASYWEIFRLEKKQSVFVWIAGVLIICAVGLRLNAGADYPVYRTLFAGFALYTSYGDVFDKALFRDNAEQIEWIYVLINKLVFDFGLPFFVVTFIMALIAVTLKFTTIYKNVAFPALAILFYFMPIMFFEDSGQMRQGLGIAVCIASFKYIKDRNLVMFLICMYIALGFHKTSVVFIPAYWIVKIPMNSKRIFWVLVIALLISPLELYRLGGGLFSSIAPDDLSGAYTGYLDDRYYGTEVETGLNDIVKLFFIGILIRFDKQACEEVLWYEYMRNLAVFGLVLFYFFRSNEIFAVRLPGAYMFFVTMFCMTSIVYAVRGRTRQFLYLGFMTYLIAMFFYFGKGNGDKGSFTIDKYTNVLW; encoded by the coding sequence ATGCCAATTCTACATCCTATTTTTGCGATCATATTTGGATTTCTTGCGGTAGCGAGTTACTGGGAGATTTTCAGGTTAGAAAAAAAGCAAAGCGTTTTTGTCTGGATTGCGGGCGTTCTAATTATTTGCGCGGTTGGTTTACGATTAAATGCCGGCGCAGATTATCCCGTTTACCGAACCCTTTTTGCTGGTTTTGCTTTATACACTTCCTACGGCGATGTTTTCGATAAAGCACTTTTCCGGGATAATGCGGAACAAATCGAGTGGATTTATGTTTTAATTAATAAGCTTGTTTTCGATTTCGGTTTGCCTTTTTTTGTTGTTACTTTTATAATGGCACTTATTGCAGTAACGCTCAAGTTTACAACCATTTATAAAAATGTGGCTTTTCCGGCATTGGCCATTCTCTTCTATTTTATGCCGATTATGTTTTTCGAAGATTCTGGACAAATGCGTCAGGGTTTGGGAATCGCAGTTTGTATTGCGTCTTTTAAATATATAAAAGACCGGAATCTGGTGATGTTTCTCATCTGCATGTATATCGCTTTAGGTTTTCACAAAACGTCAGTCGTATTTATTCCGGCTTATTGGATTGTAAAAATTCCCATGAACAGCAAGCGGATTTTCTGGGTTTTGGTGATCGCCTTATTGATTTCACCCTTAGAACTTTACAGACTGGGCGGCGGATTATTCAGCTCAATTGCACCAGATGATCTTTCCGGAGCGTACACGGGTTACCTGGACGACCGCTATTATGGGACAGAAGTGGAAACCGGATTAAATGATATTGTAAAGCTTTTTTTTATCGGTATTTTAATTAGATTTGATAAGCAAGCTTGTGAAGAGGTTTTGTGGTATGAATATATGAGAAATCTGGCCGTATTCGGTTTGGTGCTTTTCTATTTTTTCCGGTCAAATGAAATCTTTGCCGTAAGACTCCCCGGAGCTTATATGTTTTTTGTAACCATGTTTTGCATGACCAGTATTGTGTACGCGGTACGTGGCAGAACGCGGCAATTTCTGTATCTTGGATTTATGACTTATCTCATCGCCATGTTTTTCTATTTTGGTAAAGGCAATGGCGATAAAGGCTCTTTTACGATAGATAAATATACGAACGTATTGTGGTAG